In Sandaracinaceae bacterium, the following proteins share a genomic window:
- a CDS encoding OmpA family protein produces MNVRIVPRSRVSAALSCFLLSLAAAAPLSAQTFTGHFPRTELPNTWTRPNGACNGLDPNPSTVRTFNTLRVTLPAAGNWTVTATRTGGGPIAMDFYQPTFQQDFPCSNRWNLTGVQGTNSVSRVFTNCATCTGSTYFFEMVVSGANATDAADFTVTVTGPAAITPVCFNTGSVAPSIQSVAASGGAFSATYSPGSDLGCQGGWTSSGAPAWISGIPASGSGPTTLNYTVAANTGSARNAFISIGATSFSVRQAAASCSYALTPTSTSRTASAGSGTATMTATSSCSWSANSNAAWLTTSASGSGSGSLSYSFTANTGPARSGTINAGGASFTLNQASGCTGNLASSSASVGAAAGSSSVGLVMSNGACPWTTSEAVSWITGVTANGTGSGNVNFTFAANTGPARSGNITIAGNTFTVNQAAGCSASLPVSSASVGAAGTTSSATITMTAGSCSWTASTSTPWISGVTPSGTGSGSVSYTVAANTGPARTGTITMGGQTFTVNQASGCTAMLASSGASAGAVGGVASVGLTMSNPACPWTASSGTPWIGAVTPSGTGSASVSYTVAPNPGLARTGTITVAGQTFTVTQANGCAPSLPASSASVSAGAGTTSAGISMSDPACPWTASTSTPWISAVTASGTGSGVVNYTVAANVGPLRSGTITIGGLPFTVTQANGCAAVLTPSSASPGAGGGGGSLGIALSDQACVWTAVASAPWVTGVTAGGTGDGTVSYSVAPNTGPARTATVAIGGQTFTVNQASGCSVAVAPMTAGVGAAAGSTTFAITTDPGCGWTASSLDAWVTGVTPSGTGPGTVTVDYVANPGLVRSGLVSVASTGTASTAEFMFTQANGCSAAIAPSMTSVGAGGATSSVALTMSDAACPFTVGSDQAFVTPLVTSGMGSTNVGFTVDANVGPARSATLTVAGQPFAVTQTSGCALVLTPTGASVGAAAGTTSFDVATAPGCVFTTSESLPWVTSVTPAGTGAGAVSVTYDANVGLPRNGNIRVSSVDTGVTADFALDQVDGCTASLDTSSISVDASANTESVVLTMSDPACPYTVSANDAWLTPDTMSGSGSATIGYDVAANVGPERMGTLSVAGETLTVTQASGCSIDIAPAASTVSESAGTASFDVTTAPGCTYAVTHAVPWLVSVPLTGTGPGAFGFGYGDNTGVERSGILTVTTDTGDAEDFTLTQTDGCVVTLPVSAADVTAAGGTSDFIVEMGSGCSYTAASSDAWLSATVTGTGVTYTATAWDGAARSADITVSSDTSASSASFTVSQASGCVVMLTPGSATAAGAGQELSFSVATGPGCTFGASSPDDFITDIVIAGDTVTLRIGENGRTARMGSVVVTADMTDSEGTFVIQQGEGDGRPGDGGVAVGVVPVGDGCAATPGTRSAGAAFLALLVVLGLGFRRKVRARAVVSGAVLLSLASPSTGARAQAFEEGYDLMTYRPASSARIDYGSVESGESRLAGYFELGATLGYDALPLVVDTSNGETARAVAGQGWLRLGGAFAIGQRLRLGVQMPFVLARHGDAAVLPDYPDVDRAAVGDFVFTPKVTLLTRPLEAGASSDAYFGRGFALALLLPVTLPTGQAGRLAGEGVTVEPRVALDYATQTGFGGALNVGFRLRGDRHVIGNELDEAITLGLAGRVPVVNHLFAVVEVVADVAVRTPDTRNASRGEALASLRYMNESLVVSGGLGAGFLGGLATPRFRLFASVTYAPTHGRRRAEDPREGADVPTEPEVQPEAQVQPEPEPEPVLEPAPDPEPPVAEVLASETPPAPEPHETDTPELDHCEADPSARGCGPRALCGTEETRALRDTAGLTTVSGFETDSATLPAGSEASIARIAERLQSNPDIDQVILVGHADPRGTRAHNAGLSRRRAQQVRDALVRAGVAPERLRLRAVGSLCAEPPYDAEENRRVELLIVQ; encoded by the coding sequence GTGAACGTACGCATCGTCCCCCGGTCCCGTGTCTCCGCCGCGCTCTCGTGCTTCTTGCTGTCCCTGGCGGCAGCCGCACCTTTGAGCGCTCAGACCTTCACGGGGCACTTCCCCCGCACGGAGCTCCCGAACACCTGGACCCGTCCGAACGGCGCGTGCAACGGTCTCGATCCGAACCCCTCGACGGTCCGCACGTTCAACACGCTGCGGGTGACGCTCCCGGCGGCTGGCAACTGGACTGTCACGGCCACGCGCACGGGCGGGGGTCCCATCGCGATGGACTTCTACCAGCCCACGTTCCAGCAGGACTTCCCCTGCTCCAACCGGTGGAACCTCACCGGTGTGCAGGGCACCAACTCGGTCTCGCGCGTCTTCACCAATTGCGCGACCTGCACGGGCTCCACCTACTTCTTCGAGATGGTCGTGAGCGGCGCCAACGCGACCGACGCCGCCGACTTCACCGTCACCGTGACGGGGCCCGCGGCGATCACGCCCGTGTGCTTCAACACGGGCTCGGTGGCCCCGAGCATCCAGTCGGTCGCCGCGTCTGGGGGGGCGTTCTCGGCGACCTATTCGCCAGGCTCGGACCTGGGCTGCCAGGGGGGGTGGACCAGCTCCGGCGCGCCCGCCTGGATCTCGGGGATTCCAGCGTCCGGGAGCGGGCCGACCACCCTCAACTACACCGTCGCGGCGAACACCGGTTCAGCGCGCAACGCGTTCATCTCCATCGGCGCGACCTCGTTCTCGGTGCGGCAAGCCGCGGCGTCGTGCAGCTACGCGCTCACGCCCACGTCGACGAGCCGCACCGCGTCGGCGGGGAGCGGGACGGCGACCATGACCGCTACCAGCTCCTGCTCGTGGAGCGCGAACTCGAACGCGGCCTGGTTGACGACGAGCGCGTCGGGCTCGGGTTCGGGTTCGTTGAGCTACAGCTTCACCGCCAACACTGGGCCCGCGCGCTCGGGCACCATCAACGCAGGCGGCGCATCCTTCACGCTCAACCAAGCATCGGGTTGTACCGGGAACCTCGCCAGCAGCAGCGCGAGCGTGGGCGCGGCGGCGGGCTCGTCCTCCGTGGGGCTGGTCATGTCCAACGGCGCGTGTCCGTGGACGACCTCGGAGGCCGTCTCGTGGATCACCGGTGTGACCGCCAACGGGACCGGATCGGGGAACGTCAACTTCACCTTCGCGGCGAACACGGGCCCCGCGCGCAGCGGGAACATCACCATCGCAGGCAACACGTTCACCGTGAACCAAGCCGCTGGGTGCTCGGCGTCGCTCCCGGTGAGCAGCGCCTCCGTGGGGGCGGCTGGCACGACGTCGAGCGCCACCATCACCATGACGGCTGGGAGTTGCTCCTGGACGGCGAGCACGTCCACCCCTTGGATCAGCGGCGTGACCCCCAGCGGGACCGGCTCGGGGAGCGTCAGCTACACGGTGGCCGCCAACACGGGTCCCGCGCGTACGGGCACCATCACGATGGGCGGCCAGACCTTCACCGTGAATCAGGCCAGCGGCTGTACGGCCATGCTCGCGTCCAGCGGTGCGTCCGCTGGCGCGGTCGGCGGGGTAGCCAGCGTGGGCCTCACCATGTCGAACCCGGCGTGCCCGTGGACTGCCTCGAGCGGCACGCCGTGGATCGGCGCGGTGACACCCAGCGGCACGGGCAGCGCCAGCGTCAGCTACACCGTCGCGCCAAACCCAGGGCTCGCGCGCACGGGGACCATCACCGTGGCAGGGCAGACCTTCACCGTGACCCAGGCGAACGGCTGCGCGCCGTCGCTCCCTGCCAGCAGCGCCTCGGTCTCCGCCGGTGCGGGCACCACCAGCGCGGGTATCAGCATGAGCGACCCGGCATGCCCGTGGACGGCGTCGACCAGTACGCCGTGGATCAGCGCGGTGACCGCGAGCGGCACGGGCAGCGGGGTCGTCAACTACACGGTCGCGGCCAACGTCGGGCCTCTACGTAGCGGGACCATCACCATCGGCGGCCTGCCCTTCACCGTGACCCAGGCGAACGGCTGCGCGGCGGTGCTGACGCCCAGCAGCGCGTCCCCGGGGGCCGGCGGCGGCGGCGGCAGCCTCGGCATCGCGCTGTCGGACCAAGCGTGCGTCTGGACTGCGGTCGCATCCGCCCCATGGGTCACCGGCGTCACGGCGGGGGGCACTGGCGACGGCACCGTGAGCTACTCCGTCGCGCCCAACACGGGGCCAGCGCGCACCGCCACCGTGGCGATCGGCGGGCAGACGTTCACCGTGAACCAAGCCAGCGGTTGCAGCGTCGCGGTCGCGCCGATGACCGCGGGTGTGGGAGCCGCAGCGGGCAGCACCACGTTCGCGATCACGACCGATCCCGGCTGTGGCTGGACGGCGTCCTCCCTGGACGCGTGGGTCACCGGCGTCACGCCCAGCGGTACGGGGCCCGGCACGGTCACCGTCGACTACGTGGCGAACCCGGGGCTGGTCCGCAGTGGGCTCGTCAGCGTGGCCTCCACCGGCACGGCCAGCACGGCCGAGTTCATGTTCACCCAGGCCAATGGCTGCAGCGCTGCGATAGCGCCCAGCATGACCTCGGTCGGTGCCGGCGGCGCCACGAGCAGCGTCGCGCTCACCATGTCCGACGCCGCGTGCCCGTTCACGGTCGGCAGCGACCAGGCGTTCGTGACGCCGCTCGTGACGAGCGGCATGGGCTCCACCAACGTCGGCTTCACCGTGGACGCCAACGTCGGTCCCGCGCGCAGCGCCACGCTCACGGTCGCTGGACAGCCCTTCGCCGTGACGCAGACCAGCGGCTGTGCGCTCGTGCTCACGCCCACCGGCGCGAGCGTCGGCGCCGCGGCAGGGACGACGTCGTTCGATGTGGCCACGGCCCCAGGCTGCGTCTTCACCACCAGCGAGAGCCTGCCCTGGGTCACCAGCGTGACCCCCGCGGGCACGGGGGCGGGCGCCGTCAGCGTGACCTACGACGCCAACGTGGGGCTGCCGCGCAACGGCAACATCCGCGTCTCCAGCGTGGACACCGGGGTGACGGCGGACTTCGCGCTCGACCAGGTGGACGGGTGCACCGCGTCCCTCGACACCTCCTCGATCAGCGTCGATGCGAGCGCCAACACCGAGAGCGTGGTGCTGACGATGTCCGACCCCGCTTGCCCCTACACGGTCAGCGCGAACGACGCGTGGCTCACGCCCGACACCATGAGCGGTTCAGGTTCGGCCACCATCGGCTACGACGTCGCGGCCAACGTGGGGCCCGAGCGCATGGGCACGCTGAGCGTTGCGGGCGAGACCCTCACCGTGACCCAGGCGAGCGGCTGCAGCATCGACATCGCGCCCGCCGCGAGCACGGTGAGCGAGAGCGCAGGCACCGCGTCCTTCGATGTCACGACGGCCCCGGGGTGCACCTACGCCGTGACCCACGCGGTGCCGTGGCTCGTCTCCGTCCCGCTCACCGGGACCGGGCCAGGCGCGTTCGGCTTCGGCTACGGGGACAACACAGGCGTCGAACGCAGCGGCATCCTCACCGTCACCACCGACACGGGCGACGCCGAGGACTTCACGCTCACGCAGACCGATGGCTGCGTGGTCACGCTGCCGGTCAGCGCGGCCGACGTCACGGCTGCAGGTGGCACGTCCGACTTCATCGTCGAGATGGGCTCGGGCTGCAGCTACACGGCGGCCAGCAGCGACGCTTGGCTGAGCGCGACGGTCACGGGCACGGGCGTCACCTACACTGCCACGGCCTGGGACGGCGCGGCGCGCAGCGCGGACATCACCGTGAGCAGTGACACAAGCGCGTCCTCCGCCTCGTTCACCGTATCGCAGGCCAGCGGTTGCGTGGTCATGCTGACGCCGGGCAGCGCCACCGCCGCAGGTGCGGGGCAGGAGCTCTCGTTCAGTGTCGCGACGGGGCCGGGCTGTACCTTCGGCGCAAGCAGCCCCGACGACTTCATCACCGACATCGTCATCGCGGGCGACACGGTCACGTTGCGCATCGGCGAGAACGGCCGCACGGCGCGCATGGGTTCGGTCGTGGTAACCGCCGACATGACCGACTCGGAGGGCACGTTCGTGATCCAGCAAGGGGAGGGAGACGGCCGCCCGGGTGACGGTGGCGTGGCGGTTGGCGTGGTCCCGGTGGGCGACGGCTGCGCGGCCACGCCTGGCACCCGCAGCGCGGGCGCCGCGTTCTTGGCGCTGCTCGTCGTGCTGGGCTTGGGTTTCCGCCGAAAGGTGCGCGCTCGGGCCGTGGTGAGCGGGGCCGTGTTGCTGTCCCTGGCGTCACCCTCGACCGGAGCGCGCGCGCAGGCGTTCGAAGAGGGCTACGACCTCATGACCTACCGTCCGGCGAGCAGCGCGCGCATCGACTACGGCAGCGTCGAGAGCGGCGAGTCGCGCCTCGCTGGCTACTTCGAGCTCGGCGCCACGCTGGGCTACGACGCGTTGCCGCTGGTGGTGGACACCAGCAACGGCGAGACCGCGCGCGCCGTGGCCGGGCAGGGGTGGCTGCGACTCGGCGGCGCGTTCGCGATTGGGCAGCGGTTGCGGCTCGGGGTGCAGATGCCGTTCGTGCTCGCGCGCCACGGTGACGCGGCCGTCCTGCCCGACTACCCCGACGTCGACCGCGCCGCCGTCGGTGACTTCGTCTTCACGCCGAAGGTCACCTTGTTGACGCGGCCCCTCGAGGCGGGTGCGAGCTCCGACGCGTACTTCGGCCGTGGCTTCGCGCTGGCGCTCTTGCTGCCCGTGACCCTGCCCACGGGACAGGCGGGCCGACTCGCCGGCGAGGGCGTGACCGTCGAGCCGCGCGTGGCGCTCGACTACGCCACGCAGACCGGTTTCGGGGGCGCGCTCAACGTGGGCTTTCGCCTCCGCGGAGACCGTCATGTCATCGGGAACGAACTCGACGAGGCCATCACGCTCGGGCTCGCTGGGCGTGTGCCCGTGGTGAACCACCTGTTCGCCGTGGTGGAGGTGGTCGCGGACGTGGCCGTGCGAACGCCAGACACGCGCAACGCGTCACGCGGGGAGGCGCTGGCCTCGCTGCGCTACATGAACGAGTCCCTGGTGGTGTCCGGCGGGCTGGGCGCGGGGTTCTTGGGCGGCCTTGCCACCCCTCGGTTCCGTCTCTTCGCCAGCGTGACCTACGCCCCGACCCATGGGCGGCGACGCGCCGAGGATCCCCGAGAGGGCGCGGACGTCCCGACCGAGCCGGAAGTTCAGCCCGAGGCACAGGTGCAGCCGGAACCGGAGCCCGAGCCCGTGCTGGAGCCGGCGCCCGACCCCGAACCCCCGGTCGCGGAGGTCCTCGCGAGCGAGACCCCGCCCGCGCCCGAGCCCCACGAGACGGACACGCCAGAGCTGGACCACTGCGAAGCGGACCCCAGCGCGCGTGGATGCGGCCCAAGGGCCCTCTGTGGGACCGAAGAGACCCGCGCGCTGCGCGACACCGCGGGTCTCACCACCGTGTCTGGCTTCGAGACCGACAGCGCGACCTTGCCTGCGGGCTCGGAGGCGTCCATCGCGCGCATCGCAGAGCGCCTCCAGTCCAACCCGGACATCGACCAGGTCATCCTCGTGGGGCACGCCGACCCACGCGGTACCCGGGCCCACAACGCCGGACTCAGTCGGCGCCGCGCCCAGCAGGTCCGTGACGCACTGGTGCGGGCGGGCGTCGCGCCCGAGCGCCTGCGGCTCCGCGCCGTGGGGAGCCTCTGCGCCGAGCCGCCCTACGACGCCGAGGAGAACCGGCGCG
- a CDS encoding PLP-dependent aminotransferase family protein, whose translation MLYEDVAQRLERLIQDGTLLPGHRLPSVRHLRDRWGVSVATAQHAFRVLETRGLVEARPRSGYFVRDTPRLWLPAPEPTAPLPEDERLRGLSVLRETATPDLVALGTALPDPVHLPMRTLTRLSAQLAREQPDLAFGYALPPGPPQLLRVLAAHAADGGATLQPSDIITTTGVMEGMYLCLAATTRPGDRVLVQSPTYFGIIEKIQFMGRVPVEVPSTPEQGVDLRAFEQLLGEGPAACVLVPNFNNPCGSLLSDRAKQRIVGLCTRAKVPLIEDDIYGELAHDGHRPTTLKSFDRSGWVLLCSSVSKVLAPGLRVGWVVPGRFYDAVLDAKLAVSFASASLPQLVVASYLESGGYDTHLRRLRDAYREQVMAVGLAVRRHFPPGTRCTRPLGGHVLWVQLPEGVDAIDLYRKGLKQGVGVAPGPLFSATGRHRGFVRINCASPFDDRTDAALAKLGALAQRAQLGRSRR comes from the coding sequence ATGCTCTACGAAGACGTCGCGCAGCGCCTCGAGCGCTTGATTCAGGACGGAACGCTGCTTCCCGGGCACCGGCTGCCCTCCGTGCGGCACCTGCGCGACCGCTGGGGCGTGAGCGTGGCCACCGCGCAGCACGCCTTCCGGGTGCTCGAGACGCGCGGGCTGGTGGAGGCGCGACCACGCTCGGGCTACTTCGTGCGAGACACGCCGCGCCTGTGGCTGCCCGCGCCCGAGCCCACGGCCCCGCTGCCCGAGGACGAGCGCCTGCGCGGCCTCTCCGTGCTGCGCGAGACGGCCACGCCGGACCTCGTGGCGCTCGGCACGGCGTTGCCCGACCCGGTGCACTTGCCCATGCGCACGCTCACGCGCCTCTCCGCGCAGCTGGCGCGCGAGCAGCCCGACCTGGCCTTCGGCTATGCGCTGCCGCCAGGCCCCCCGCAGCTGCTCCGCGTCCTCGCCGCCCACGCGGCGGATGGCGGGGCCACGCTCCAGCCCAGCGACATCATCACCACCACGGGCGTGATGGAGGGCATGTACCTCTGCCTCGCCGCGACGACGCGCCCGGGGGACCGCGTGCTGGTCCAGTCCCCCACGTACTTCGGCATCATCGAGAAGATCCAGTTCATGGGGCGCGTGCCGGTGGAGGTGCCGAGCACGCCGGAGCAGGGCGTGGACCTGCGTGCGTTCGAGCAGCTGCTGGGGGAAGGCCCCGCCGCGTGCGTGCTGGTCCCCAACTTCAACAACCCGTGCGGGAGCCTGCTGTCCGACCGCGCCAAGCAGCGCATCGTCGGGCTCTGTACCCGCGCCAAGGTGCCCCTCATCGAGGACGACATCTACGGCGAGCTCGCCCACGACGGGCACCGCCCGACCACGCTCAAGTCGTTCGACCGAAGCGGTTGGGTGCTGCTGTGTAGCTCGGTCAGCAAGGTGCTCGCCCCTGGCCTGCGGGTGGGCTGGGTCGTCCCCGGGCGCTTCTACGACGCCGTGCTCGACGCCAAGCTGGCCGTGTCCTTCGCGAGCGCGAGCCTGCCCCAGCTGGTGGTCGCCAGCTACCTCGAGAGTGGCGGCTACGACACCCACCTGCGGCGTCTGCGCGACGCCTATCGGGAGCAGGTCATGGCGGTGGGTCTCGCCGTACGGCGCCACTTCCCCCCAGGCACCCGCTGCACCCGCCCGCTCGGCGGGCACGTGCTGTGGGTCCAGCTGCCCGAGGGGGTGGACGCCATCGACCTCTACCGCAAGGGGCTGAAGCAAGGCGTGGGTGTCGCGCCCGGACCGCTGTTCTCGGCCACGGGGCGGCACCGAGGCTTCGTCCGCATCAACTGCGCGAGCCCCTTCGACGACCGCACCGACGCCGCGCTGGCCAAGCTCGGCGCGCTGGCGCAGCGGGCGCAGCTGGGGCGATCCCGGCGCTGA
- a CDS encoding DMT family transporter — MPSQTHAPLVLEPPLSSTPARRDTAVGLALGLCAVAAFSLTMPMTHLALEGFTPLALALGRASIAAVLAALLLRARRAPWPGTRLALRLAGVGLSVAVGFPITIALAMQEGSASQAGVILGLVPMATAGWAALRYGERRPARFWWMSLAATATVVVFAQRQGGGALRGSDLLLLLAVGFTTLGYSQGAQLTRQLPSVDVIAWAVLLVAPLTVPWAALELRAMTAWPSPAALGGLLYVGTVSQLLGFIPWYTALARGGVTTVSQVQLLQPFFTFLAAAWLLGEALPPELWAVGATVAVFVWIGRRA; from the coding sequence ATGCCCAGTCAGACCCACGCGCCGCTCGTCCTCGAGCCTCCCCTCTCCTCCACCCCCGCGCGCCGTGACACCGCTGTCGGACTCGCCCTCGGCCTGTGTGCCGTCGCCGCCTTCAGCCTGACCATGCCCATGACCCACCTGGCGCTCGAGGGCTTCACGCCGCTCGCGCTCGCGCTCGGTCGTGCCTCGATCGCGGCCGTGCTCGCCGCCCTGCTGCTCCGAGCACGCAGGGCCCCCTGGCCGGGTACCCGTCTCGCGCTGCGCTTGGCAGGCGTCGGCCTGAGCGTCGCCGTAGGCTTCCCGATCACCATCGCGCTCGCCATGCAAGAGGGCAGCGCCTCCCAAGCGGGTGTGATCTTGGGCTTGGTGCCCATGGCCACCGCCGGCTGGGCCGCGCTCCGCTATGGCGAACGCCGCCCTGCCCGCTTCTGGTGGATGTCCCTCGCGGCGACGGCGACCGTGGTGGTGTTCGCACAGCGTCAGGGCGGCGGGGCCCTCCGCGGCTCGGACTTGCTGCTGCTGCTCGCGGTGGGCTTCACGACGCTGGGCTACAGCCAGGGCGCGCAGCTCACGCGGCAGCTCCCCAGCGTGGACGTCATCGCATGGGCCGTGTTGCTGGTGGCGCCTTTGACTGTCCCGTGGGCCGCGCTCGAGCTGCGGGCCATGACGGCGTGGCCGAGCCCCGCTGCGCTCGGGGGGCTCCTCTACGTGGGCACCGTGTCGCAGCTGCTCGGCTTCATCCCGTGGTACACGGCGCTCGCGCGTGGTGGGGTCACGACGGTGAGCCAGGTGCAGCTGCTCCAGCCGTTCTTCACGTTCCTGGCGGCGGCGTGGCTCCTGGGCGAGGCGCTGCCACCCGAGCTGTGGGCCGTGGGCGCGACCGTCGCGGTGTTCGTCTGGATCGGCCGCCGCGCTTGA
- a CDS encoding patatin-like phospholipase family protein, whose protein sequence is MSSADVETLLTLQRMESKLVDALFEHPGAISRRREHELRYALSFAGLHRFQPGAAAKGGLSGRRDVPVVIPALDDYRRMVVGVMSRPLLHTRDTDKRLREVNRAYETIAHRVPATRRAVLDAHVNDFSAQELDDEVGIKTLVSIAGGGGGAGYVYIGAWEVMQRGGLIPGYIIGSSIGAVLGLFRAKEREGDYAEHLERAKKLRRDEVFRFISMRARYGLPGIFRLYLHHGLQDGFRNPDGSPMRLSDLQIPFEAVVGGVRRGALEESPEAYAISHHLPQDRRPGRLELRARVATQMVRMWSFVNPRVVKEVVLGGDTLTANFDAIDAAGFSAAIPGILHYDIARDDPSMHSIAAALMEREEIDAMVDGGVANNVPARTAWRQVHAGKIGTRNCYYLAFDCLSPQMSIGHAWMNVGERVLQLQVALNKRYMHRRVAFRPTLSPVTLLPSAKQMDQAVAWGRAQMSSEVARIQKHMERFPYEEP, encoded by the coding sequence ATGAGCTCTGCTGACGTCGAGACCCTCCTCACCCTCCAGCGGATGGAGTCCAAGCTGGTGGACGCGCTGTTCGAGCACCCCGGCGCCATCTCCCGGCGTCGCGAGCACGAGCTCCGCTACGCCCTGTCGTTCGCGGGACTGCACCGCTTCCAGCCGGGCGCGGCCGCCAAGGGGGGCCTCAGCGGGCGCCGCGACGTGCCCGTGGTCATCCCGGCCCTCGACGACTACCGGCGCATGGTGGTGGGCGTCATGAGCCGGCCCCTCTTGCACACGCGCGACACGGACAAGCGCCTGCGTGAGGTGAACCGCGCCTACGAGACCATCGCGCACCGGGTGCCCGCCACGAGGCGTGCCGTGCTGGACGCGCACGTCAACGACTTCTCCGCGCAGGAACTGGACGACGAGGTGGGCATCAAGACCCTCGTCAGCATCGCGGGCGGCGGTGGCGGGGCCGGCTACGTCTACATTGGGGCGTGGGAGGTCATGCAGCGCGGGGGGCTCATCCCGGGCTACATCATCGGGTCGTCCATCGGTGCGGTGCTTGGCCTGTTCCGTGCGAAGGAGCGCGAGGGGGACTACGCCGAGCACCTCGAGCGCGCGAAGAAGCTGCGCCGCGACGAGGTCTTCCGCTTCATCTCCATGCGTGCGCGCTACGGGCTGCCGGGCATCTTCCGCCTGTACCTGCACCACGGTTTGCAGGATGGCTTCCGCAACCCGGATGGCAGCCCCATGCGCCTCTCGGACCTGCAGATCCCGTTCGAGGCCGTGGTCGGTGGCGTGCGGCGCGGGGCCCTCGAGGAGTCGCCCGAGGCCTACGCCATCTCGCACCACCTGCCGCAGGACCGACGCCCCGGGCGGCTCGAGCTGCGCGCGCGCGTCGCGACGCAGATGGTGCGCATGTGGTCTTTCGTGAACCCACGCGTCGTGAAGGAGGTCGTGCTGGGTGGGGACACGCTCACGGCGAACTTCGACGCCATCGACGCCGCGGGCTTCTCGGCGGCCATCCCCGGCATCCTCCACTACGACATCGCGCGCGACGACCCGAGCATGCACTCCATCGCGGCGGCGCTGATGGAGCGCGAAGAGATCGACGCCATGGTGGATGGCGGCGTCGCGAACAACGTCCCGGCGCGCACAGCCTGGCGTCAGGTGCACGCCGGCAAGATCGGCACGCGCAATTGCTACTACCTGGCCTTCGACTGCTTGTCGCCGCAGATGAGCATCGGGCACGCGTGGATGAACGTGGGCGAGCGGGTGCTCCAGCTGCAGGTCGCGCTCAACAAGCGCTACATGCACCGCCGCGTCGCGTTCCGGCCCACGCTCTCGCCCGTGACGCTGCTGCCCAGCGCCAAGCAGATGGACCAAGCCGTGGCCTGGGGGCGCGCGCAGATGTCGAGCGAGGTGGCGCGCATCCAGAAGCACATGGAGCGCTTCCCGTACGAAGAGCCCTGA